The DNA window AGACCCGCCGCCTGGGCGAGCGTGCCGTAGGTATCAATACGGTGGCTTCCATTAGCTGGATGCTCTGCGTGCCGATTGTACAGGCCGGCGCGGGGTTTGCCCTTTCTGCAGATCCGTAGGGGCGCGCCCGAAAGCCCGCCGAGTAAAGCGCCGGTGTTGCTGCCGCCAAAATCCGCTATCCATGAGGGCTTGGTGCCACGCACCGTGCGCAATGCACGCAGGAATTCGAGGCCCTTCTTTATCCCATTGCCGGTACCCTGAAGCTGCACGCATGGCTCGGGAAAACCCGGAATACGCTGCGCCAACGCCCAGTGTGAGGCGTTGATCACCGCTTGAGTCCCGGGCTTCTCACGGGCGATGTGGGTGAGCACAGGGCTGGCCACCAGAAAGTTGCCTAGGTGGCGGTCCAGCATTATGAGAAGGGGAGGATTATCGTCGCTCACAATGGTTCTTTTGTCGGTCTCGGTCGGGAGTGGGTTGGGCTGCCAAGTATACCGGGGGCCGGCCGTACCGTTTCTGGTGGGCGGCGCTGATGCGCTCGATTGATCGCTGGACCCGCCCGATCAGCCCCTCGGGGCGCAACGCCCGCCCTGCTGCATAATGCTGAATGACCCCATGGGCCCAGTGTTGGTCTAGGCCCAGTTCCAGCCCACTGACCAGGAAGCGTGCCAGGTCCTGTGTGGCTGCGTTGAGTCCCACCCGGGGCTTGATGCGGGCGCTGTCCAGATCCGTGATGATGACCCGGGCGTTCTGTACCAGCAAATTTCCCCACTTCAGGTCGCCATGCACCACGCCGGCATCATGCAGGCGGATTAACTGATCGACGGCGGTCTTGCAAAGCCCGGTGGTCTTGGACGTCGCTGGCCCTGACTGTCGGACAGCTGCCTCCATTGTTGCCGCCCCCATGATCGCCTCGCTCAGATACCAGGATGTGTCCTGTCCCCAGATTGCGGCATGGGGCGCCGGGATGGCCACGCCGTGGGCCTGCAGTCGTTGAGCGACTCGCCAGTTCCGGTTCACCCGATCCCGGACGGTCATCCGTTGGAGCGCACCGGCCCACGGATTATTAGGGAATCGCTTGAAGAACAGCGAAGTAGAGCCGAGGCTAATAAAGCCGCTGCAGACCTTCTTGTTCTTTTTGATGACCTTCAGCGTGGCGCCTGGCGGCGGCCAGCGGCCCCCATCAAGGGCTGCGAGGGCGGGCGAGTCGGGCGAGCAGGCGTACTGAAAGCCGTGGCCCTTACCCCGAATGGCTCTCACGGCTTTGCCTCACGGTGGCCAGGCTGGAAACGAGGCTTGGGGCCGCCACGCGCCATGCGTCGGGCCCAGCGCTGCTGACGACCGCTCTCCACGTTGCGAGCCAGTCGCCGATAACTGGCCCGGTCGAGTTTCATACCCTCTGCGTAGCCCTGCAGCATGCGCAGCTGGTCCGTGCGGCTCTGGTGGTCCCGTCGAGTCATGGCCAGTTGGACGAGGTTACGGTCTTGATCCTGCGCTTTTGCGCTGCGGTGGCTGCCCTCATTGTCCAGGTACCAAAACTCCGCTGCCTCAAGTCCCCCTTGCAGATCGCATAACACGTTGCCCAGGCGCAGGTCGCCGTGAACCCAGCCGGCCTGATGCAAGCGGGCGATTTCGGCACCGAAACGCCGGAGCAAACACCACCGCGACTTCAGCTCCAGGCGTGATGGGCCCGAGGCGCAGGTGACCAGGTCCACCATGGCGGGATGGGGTACGGCCTGGGTGAGGACGAACTCCAGGCGCGGATTGGCGCGGCCGTAGGCCAGCACGGGCGGGGTTGGGAAGCCATCCCGGCTCATCTGGATGGAGCGATCCACCGCGCGGGCACCGCGGCTACCGCGGCCCAGGGCCTTCAGTTCCTCCAGGCGATGACGGGGCAGCAGCACCTTGAGAAAGACAGGTTGCCCCTGCCATTCGCCGCGGGCCACACGGGCCTGTGCGGAACTGCCCAGAAGGGTCCACCCGGCGGGCGGATTGCCCTGTGCCAAGGCCCGTGCGCAAGCCTGCAGGTTAGGGTGGTCTCCAGCGTTCGGGAGCAACCGGGGTGCCAGTCCCAGCCATTGCAGCAGGCGATAAGACTTCATAACGGCGGTGCCTTGGGCGCTTTGCCATGCTCCCGCCGGTACTGCCAGCGTGCTCGTTCTGCTACCTGCTGCCAGAACCTGCCATGCGCCGCCAGTGTCTGCCGAAGGGTTAGGCCCTGGTAGGCACGCATGAAACGTAAGATATCCCGTCGGGTCAGCCCGATATCCAGCGCCGAGAAGTACAGTCCGCCGATATCCTTTACCCGAGCACGTTCCGGTAATTGCTTGTGGCGCTGAACCCGGTGCAGGTCCATCAGGTGCAGTCGCGGCGGGCGTGCCCCCGAAAGCACGGCGGCCTCGTCCTGGTTCAGGTCCAACCGGAAATGGCAGAGGTAGAAGTCCCGGTGGTTCATCCCGTCCTCGTGCAGGGCACGGGCGATTCGCGCCACCTCCCGGATCAGCGCCAGTTTGAAGCGGAAGGCGGGCGGATGCTCCGGCCACCGCAGGCACTCCTGCTCCAGGGTGCGGGTGCGGCCAAGGTCTCGGGTGATCACGAAAGAGCGTTCCCTGGCCGGGTTGAGCCCCCGGCGCAGGCCAAAGGCCACCGGCGGCGTGGTGGGTATGCCCAGCGCCTGCAGCCGGTGTATGGCCCGCCACTCCGGTTCGGCCCCCAGCACCGGGACTCGAAACTGCGACAGCTTGCGCAGAATCCGTCCCCAGGGCATGCCGGTGTGCACCTTGGCGAAGTAGGTGAGGCCGCCCAGCTCGAAGCGGAAGGTGCGGCGGCCATCCACGGCGCGCACCACCTCCCCGTCCAGGGCCATCACCTGCTCGAAGGGATCGCCCGGGCCAAACGCGGCCTGCAGCGCGGCCCGGAAGTCCGGGTCCAGCACCATCTCGTCCCTCCTCGGTTTCATGCCGCGGCCTGCTCCCCGTACCGGGGCCCTTCGATAACCCGCAGGGCGTGTTCGGCGCGACTGCCCAGTTCGGTCCGCCGAGCGTAGGCCAGGGCGTTGTCCCGCCAGCGGGGCCGCTCGAGGCTACCGATCATCTCCGCAAGTGCCCGGTTCATGGCGGGCTGGGAGAAGGATGGCGGTAGGACCTGTCCGCATTCGGCACGCTCGACGTGAAAGGCGTAGCCGCAGTTGCCGGTCACCAGGGCAGGCAGACCGGCGGCAATGGCCTCGACGATGGCGGTGCCGGTATTCTCCTGGTAGGCCGGGTGGAGCAGCAGGTCGGCGGCGAAGAGAAAGCGCGCCACATCGTCCCGCCCCTGCAGGAAGTGGACCTGAGCTGCCACGCCGAGCCGGTGGGCCAGCGCCTCCAGTGTTGCCGCGCGGCCCTTGCCGAGCACGTACAGATGGCTGCGCTGCCGCTGGGCCTCGGGCAGGGCGGCCAGGGCGCGGATGCTGCGGTCCACGCCCTTGCGACGAAAGTCGGAGCCCACCATCAGCAGCATCCGGTCGTCCTCGCCCAGGCCCAACTCCTGACGCAGGCCGGCACCGATGTCCGGGGCCTCCGGACCGGCAAAGCGGTCGGCGGAGACGTAGGGCGGCATCAGGTGAAAGCGCTCATCGGGGGTGCCGTACCATCGCTGGAACAGGGGCTTCTCCGCTTCGGAGAGCAGCAGGATGTGGTTGCGGGCATCGGCGCGAAACACCGCCTGCTCGAAGGCAGCGTGCTGCCGATAGCGCCCGGACCAGCGATAGAGCGGGTGGCGGGTCTGCGCCCGTTCCATGAAGCAGGGGTCGGCGTTGTAGTAGACGTCCAGCCCCGGCATCTTGTTGAAGCCCACTACCCGGTCGGGGCGGCTTTCCGCCAACCGTTCTTGCAGCCGGTTGCCGAAGAGGCGGTAGCGGGTGTGATTGCGCCAGCCGGGCACCTTCATCACCTCCACCTGCAGGTTCGGGTGATCCGGTGTCCAGCCGCTCCAGGCGAGGGTATAGACGTCAACCCGGTGGCCGCGCTCCAGCGCCAGCTCGGTGATGCGCCGGAAGTTGCGCTGTAGCCCGCCATGGGGGAAGTACTTGAACAGGGCGAAGGCCAGGTGCATCAGGCGGCCTCCCGGTGCAGCGTGGTGATGGCCTCCAGCACCCGGTCGGGGTGCATCTGCCGCAGGCAGTTCAGGTGGCCCAGAGGGCACTCGCGCTGGAAGCAGGGGCTGCACTCCAGGCCCAAATACAGGATGCGGGCGCGGCTGCTCAGTGGTGGCGTGTAGCCCGGATCGGAGGAGCCGTAAAGCGCGACCACCGGGCGCCCGGTGGCGGCGGCCACGTGCATTAGCCCCGAATCATTACTGACCACCACGTCCGCCGAGGCGAGCAGATCGATGGCCTGCGCCAGCGTCGTGTGGCCGGCCAGGTCAGTGCACCCCGGCGCCGCGTCGGCAATCTCACCCGTGATGGGGCGGTCCTTGTCAGA is part of the Alkalispirillum mobile genome and encodes:
- a CDS encoding lipopolysaccharide kinase InaA family protein; this translates as MKSYRLLQWLGLAPRLLPNAGDHPNLQACARALAQGNPPAGWTLLGSSAQARVARGEWQGQPVFLKVLLPRHRLEELKALGRGSRGARAVDRSIQMSRDGFPTPPVLAYGRANPRLEFVLTQAVPHPAMVDLVTCASGPSRLELKSRWCLLRRFGAEIARLHQAGWVHGDLRLGNVLCDLQGGLEAAEFWYLDNEGSHRSAKAQDQDRNLVQLAMTRRDHQSRTDQLRMLQGYAEGMKLDRASYRRLARNVESGRQQRWARRMARGGPKPRFQPGHREAKP
- a CDS encoding lipopolysaccharide kinase InaA family protein, which translates into the protein MRAIRGKGHGFQYACSPDSPALAALDGGRWPPPGATLKVIKKNKKVCSGFISLGSTSLFFKRFPNNPWAGALQRMTVRDRVNRNWRVAQRLQAHGVAIPAPHAAIWGQDTSWYLSEAIMGAATMEAAVRQSGPATSKTTGLCKTAVDQLIRLHDAGVVHGDLKWGNLLVQNARVIITDLDSARIKPRVGLNAATQDLARFLVSGLELGLDQHWAHGVIQHYAAGRALRPEGLIGRVQRSIERISAAHQKRYGRPPVYLAAQPTPDRDRQKNHCERR
- the rfaP gene encoding lipopolysaccharide core heptose(I) kinase RfaP; amino-acid sequence: MKPRRDEMVLDPDFRAALQAAFGPGDPFEQVMALDGEVVRAVDGRRTFRFELGGLTYFAKVHTGMPWGRILRKLSQFRVPVLGAEPEWRAIHRLQALGIPTTPPVAFGLRRGLNPARERSFVITRDLGRTRTLEQECLRWPEHPPAFRFKLALIREVARIARALHEDGMNHRDFYLCHFRLDLNQDEAAVLSGARPPRLHLMDLHRVQRHKQLPERARVKDIGGLYFSALDIGLTRRDILRFMRAYQGLTLRQTLAAHGRFWQQVAERARWQYRREHGKAPKAPPL
- a CDS encoding glycosyltransferase family 4 protein encodes the protein MHLAFALFKYFPHGGLQRNFRRITELALERGHRVDVYTLAWSGWTPDHPNLQVEVMKVPGWRNHTRYRLFGNRLQERLAESRPDRVVGFNKMPGLDVYYNADPCFMERAQTRHPLYRWSGRYRQHAAFEQAVFRADARNHILLLSEAEKPLFQRWYGTPDERFHLMPPYVSADRFAGPEAPDIGAGLRQELGLGEDDRMLLMVGSDFRRKGVDRSIRALAALPEAQRQRSHLYVLGKGRAATLEALAHRLGVAAQVHFLQGRDDVARFLFAADLLLHPAYQENTGTAIVEAIAAGLPALVTGNCGYAFHVERAECGQVLPPSFSQPAMNRALAEMIGSLERPRWRDNALAYARRTELGSRAEHALRVIEGPRYGEQAAA